One window of the Asticcacaulis sp. SL142 genome contains the following:
- a CDS encoding M50 family metallopeptidase — MQFFVGILPLLILISVIVTIHELGHFSVARLFKTKIERFSVGFGPKLLARTDKNGVEWCLSAIPLGGYVKFAGDEHVSSMSPDAKELDAARTAIVAKEGEGAEKAYFHFKPVWQRMLIVAAGPFANFVLAIVLFAGVLMFIGKGHTPASVVSVEPNSPAAAAGFKPGDLITEIDGRKVENHQDARTLILMRADSAINITVLREGAPVVLTATPARTELEVGSGDHRIKAGRLGIEMGGDMRWQRFAPHTAFIEGAKMTWQVLDTNVTYIGRIFAGKESGDQLSGILGMTKGTGDITSQTMKVEAPAADRVILLVINLVTLAAVISVGIGFLNLLPVPVLDGGHLLFYTYEAVMQKPLNSAIQGYGYRLGLVTLLGLMLFATWNDLNQLGVVKFFGGLFS, encoded by the coding sequence ATGCAGTTTTTTGTCGGTATATTGCCGCTCCTGATCCTGATCAGTGTCATTGTGACCATTCACGAACTGGGTCATTTCAGCGTTGCCAGGCTGTTCAAGACCAAGATTGAGCGCTTTTCAGTGGGCTTTGGGCCTAAGCTTTTGGCGCGTACCGATAAAAACGGGGTTGAATGGTGCCTGAGCGCCATTCCGCTGGGCGGATATGTGAAATTCGCAGGTGATGAGCATGTGTCCTCCATGTCGCCGGATGCCAAAGAACTCGACGCGGCCCGAACCGCCATTGTCGCCAAAGAAGGCGAGGGGGCGGAAAAAGCCTATTTCCATTTCAAGCCCGTATGGCAACGTATGCTGATTGTGGCGGCAGGGCCTTTTGCCAATTTCGTTCTGGCGATTGTGCTCTTTGCGGGCGTGCTGATGTTTATCGGCAAAGGGCATACCCCAGCCAGCGTCGTTAGCGTTGAGCCCAATTCTCCGGCGGCGGCGGCCGGTTTTAAGCCAGGTGATCTGATTACGGAAATTGATGGCCGCAAGGTTGAAAACCATCAGGATGCCCGCACCCTGATTTTGATGCGTGCCGACAGCGCCATCAATATTACTGTTCTTCGCGAGGGTGCGCCCGTGGTGCTTACCGCCACGCCCGCTCGCACTGAGCTTGAGGTGGGGTCTGGTGATCACCGAATCAAGGCGGGCCGGTTAGGCATTGAGATGGGCGGCGATATGCGCTGGCAACGGTTTGCGCCGCACACGGCCTTTATCGAAGGCGCGAAAATGACATGGCAGGTACTTGATACGAATGTGACCTATATTGGCCGCATTTTCGCGGGAAAAGAAAGCGGTGACCAGTTAAGCGGCATACTTGGCATGACCAAGGGGACGGGCGACATCACATCTCAGACTATGAAGGTCGAAGCTCCGGCCGCTGATCGTGTCATATTGTTGGTGATTAACCTTGTTACCTTGGCGGCGGTGATTTCGGTGGGGATTGGCTTCCTTAACCTGCTGCCGGTGCCGGTGCTCGATGGCGGTCACCTCTTGTTTTATACCTATGAGGCGGTTATGCAAAAGCCGCTCAATTCGGCCATACAGGGGTATGGCTACAGACTGGGACTTGTAACCTTGCTGGGTTTGATGTTGTTCGCGACTTGGAACGATCTCAACCAGTTGGGGGTGGTAAAATTCTTTGGGGGACTGTTTTCGTAA